The Coregonus clupeaformis isolate EN_2021a chromosome 20, ASM2061545v1, whole genome shotgun sequence genome contains a region encoding:
- the mylk4b gene encoding myosin light chain kinase family member 4 isoform X2 yields the protein MENFLKDKDIWIVGSVCLVASFLWRRLWNLFTYKRKRERDRDTPSPDMQLKDNVMRDGKDKAKLSLKGQKSQKKKKPPHASDNVEALLLDQVEKLNRQNAERSHGNGVVLDMLRAPVVQPEDLEDLEGEEEEKRRTPEREEEQRAREEEEEEEGDIFGESEAEEEEGREEQVGEEEVEKRMEGGEEESSLSPEPLESSEELSEVATSSKNCVTEEDLLKDELKKSRVEERKEEEDEEGGVPEGAEPQAAQSKAEKMKEEEKVDDGQPEEYIIDSTPPPAAPFDHRIVTPKPHQIATFYAINREEVLGGGRFGQVHKCVENSSGLTLAAKMIKARSQKEKDVVKNEIQVMNQLNHANLIQLYAAFESRHDIILVMEYVDGGELFDRIIDENYKLTELDTVLFIRQICEGLQYMHRMYILHLDLKPENILCVSRATNKIKIIDFGLARRYKPREKLRVNFGTPEFLAPEVINYEFVSFPTDMWSLGVITYMLLTGLSPFLGDDDNETLNNILACQWNFEEEEFTDISEEAKDFITRLLVKSKSWRMSASQSLKHSWLSDRNLHYRLHQRKNKCHSTHPYPPRRSRQSPIQNESPLQNDSQDPVGAL from the exons cTGAAGGACAATGTGATGAGGGATGGAAAAGACAAGGCCAAACTCAGCCTGAAAGGCCAGAAAtcccagaagaagaagaagcctccACATGCATCAG ATAACGTAGAGGCCCTTCTTCTAGACCAGGTGGAGAAGCTCAACAGGCAGAATGCTGAGCGTTCTCATGGTAACGGAGTGGTTCTGGACATGCTCCGCGCCCCCGTCGTCCAACCAGAGGACCTGGAGGAtctagagggggaggaggaggagaagaggagaaccCCTGAGCGGGAGGAAGAGCAGAGGgccagggaggaagaggaggaagaggagggggatatATTTGGTGAATCTgaggctgaggaagaggaggggagggaggaacaagttggagaggaagaggtggagaagAGAATGGAAGGAGGGGAAGAAGAGTCATCATTGTCACCAGAACCTCTAGAAAG CTCTGAGGAGTTAAGTGAAGTGGCCACCAGCAGTAAAAACTGTGTCACAGAGGAGGACCTGCTGAAAGATGAACTGAAAAagagcagagtggaggagaggaaagaggaggaggatgaagagggaggAGTACCTGAGGGGGCAGAGCCTCAGGCTGCCCAATCAAAGGCAGAGAAGATGAAGGAGGAAGAAAAGGTGGACGACGGACAGCCAGAAGAGTACATCATTG aCTCTACCCCTCCGCCAGCAGCCCCCTTTGACCACCGCATTGTGACTCCAAAGCCTCACCAGATTGCTACCTTCTACGCCATTAACAGAGAAGAGGTCCTAGGAGG GGGACGTTTTGGACAAGTCCACAAATGTGTGGAGAACTCTTCTGGACTGACGCTGGCTGCCAAGATGATCAAAGCCAGGAGCCAGAAAGAAAAG GATGTGGTGAAGAATGAGATCCAGGTGATGAACCAGCTGAACCACGCTAACCTTATTCAGCTCTACGCCGCCTTTGAATCACGCCACGACATCATCCTCGTCATGGAATA TGTGGATGGCGGGGAGCTGTTCGACCGGATCATAGATGAGAACTACAAGCTGACAGAGCTGGACACAGTGCTGTTTATCAGGCAGATCTGTGAGGGACTACAGTACATGCACAGGATGTACATCCTACATCTAGACCTCAAG CCCGAGAATATTCTGTGTGTGAGCAGAGCTACAAACAAGATCAAAATTATTGACTTCGGGCTCGCCAGGAG GTATAAGCCCAGGGAAAAGCTGAGGGTGAACTTCGGAACGCCGGAGTTCCTGGCTCCGGAAGTCATCAACTATGAGTTTGTCTCATTCCCTACGGACATGTGGAGTCTGGGGGTCATCACATACATGCT GCTGACAGGTCTGTCTCCATTCCTGGGGGACGATGACAATGAGACTCTGAACAACATCCTGGCCTGTCAGTGGAACTTTGAGGAGGAGGAGTTTACAGACATCTCTGAGGAGGCCAAAGACTTCATCACACGCCTGTTGGTCAAGAGCAAGAG TTGGAGGATGAGTGCCTCACAGTCACTGAAACATTCCTGGCTGTCGGATCGCAATCTTCACTATCGCCTGCATCAGAGg AAAAATAAGTGCCACTCAACACACCCTTACCCTCCCCGAAGATCTAGACAA TCTCCCATCCAGAACGAGAGTCCCCTCCAAAATGACTCCCAAGACCCTGTGGGCGCCTTATGA